One part of the Tachysurus fulvidraco isolate hzauxx_2018 chromosome 23, HZAU_PFXX_2.0, whole genome shotgun sequence genome encodes these proteins:
- the syde2 gene encoding rho GTPase-activating protein SYDE2, protein MADPLRRTLLAKLRGKKPKKGSLSADWNNEEGKEKVQRAKLDYVPNAMRGKQGCVYGGFERTVHVHAGRGGDQSCGHGGQNAHKLSGVSGHKHQLLFTNGTGKQPVAVRRRLTEGDSIGFGNCSEVPFVHVMDSVKNAHCREPDFKPKHVEVERCLITGRPEPGGTQMDRPDPPSQCLHSEHVNEHDLIQTIESSLELCEDFCMPPLQSPTFFPTELEIVDADLAPRMVCGRDGMNCHNSIDSEDDDYYDNEILPFYDSGFRSNESKESEGLLRTSFHPLQSESYQIVDSSTQETDRLRSQLKEAYYLLINAMDGIAFDGQVQTNGYVEQSSISSQSRDSLSISSDSSTRLSRSSGEHGGHHWSPAKSNAANCGSSQRSKSLQNLLLVQGRPILQRSMSDDGVQYPLKEKQGELHTENRSLAKTVPVHTPPFSNCENLELETAATEAMITEHTEEENINHQDPSDRLPPRTSDPLCSQQMTLIRHVGVSAGKPPGVTVNKMQEWMHKGRLLSSEMRQRIAGSSSHGVAQEHHGHEGQAWTKLFNQVNSVNGEKTGLLVKSSSGHHPVPVMDTRDSCTRSVPLNSITVSKKRNWLNQSSTRPLPLSDEDDHTNPPQIHAHATRVPASDPAEENDADDEGEIWYNPIPEDEEVELHRRINGARMPRRTSGGEVGRASAISKDSGNLNASHSSEQKHVYRQMCRSQDEKPTVKHTATESPEQSVTGFSPPSSPNPAKKSCSINWSFPERIKSPRTVRKLSIKMKKLPELSRKLSVKGNPTNGPTETRNHLLSANSPADLASGGVSTASTSGNVIWRYHLDSSVCTQQKKSSGLGAPKSAIKGGYLSDGDSPELVAKSAKHGSCSKSLPKTQEKDSFLNSGISRLADVASFRPYSLPEQTKCMSSPPVSGLLSVHLCGAEGLKAPRSDESRHVYCAIQVDETKRARTALLPCRADFLAMDHTFQLELEEAQRLRLVLFGCEATAAPTRQRVCCHGAVALAPLFRSQNAARTHRLAVRLEPRGVIYVKLGLTERRQSLTEGNELEKEREREVFGVDAARVVEREAAGLMVPLIIEKCIGEIERRGCQVVGLYRLCGSAAVKKELREAFEKDSHAVELSESKYPDINVITGVLKDYLRELPHPLISKPLYEAVLDAMSKRPLMMGNGGCENDPLDSDHTSGLLETLPQVEKITLRKLLDHLKRVASHHEVNKMTCQNLAVCFGPVLLSQRQDASSLANRVFMDSEELASALHFKKHIEVLHYLLQLWPVADVQSKPSSPAMEAPAPVRRRKERPQVLNLSNAEIVGVLRPRPGRLDSPSNRYAGDWSDCKETYLHRMCPEEEEEADYADVPGEDEMDEGKDKERRGDDESQESRKNIQIEVEKEQKSDVQEDVLVGEGQDIEDTPVLTSYDRMLVEGEEHRIKEHTYQAFMKIQEISPVLSNRVNLRDLQESIDTLIGNLERELNKNKLNVGY, encoded by the exons ATGGCCGATCCTCTGCGGCGGACTCTGCTAGCCAAACTCCGTGGGAAGAAACCCAAGAAAGGCTCGCTGTCGGCCGACTGGAACAACGAAGAAGGTAAAGAGAAAGTTCAGCGAGCGAAGCTGGATTACGTGCCGAACGCCATGAGAGGTAAGCAGGGCTGTGTGTACGGGGGGTTCGAGCGCACTGTGCACGTACACGCCGGTCGGGGGGGCGATCAGAGCTGCGGACACGGGGGGCAGAACGCACACAAGCTCTCGGGGGTCTCCGGTCATAAGCACCAGCTGCTCTTTACGAACGGAACGGGCAAGCAGCCGGTCGCAGTTCGGCGGAGACTCACCGAGGGAGACTCCATAGGGTTCGGGAACTGCAGCGAGGTTCCCTTTGTGCATGTGATGGATTCTGTTAAAAATGCGCACTGCCGAGAGCCTGATTTCAAGCCAAAGCATGTGGAGGTGGAACGATGCCTGATCACTGGAAGACCAGAACCTGGCGGAACCCAAATGGACCGTCCGGATCCACCTTCCCAGTGTCTCCATTCAGAACATGTTAATGAGCACGACTTGATCCAGACTATTGAAAGTTCTTTAGAGCTTTGTGAAGATTTCTGCATGCCTCCTTTGCAGAGTCcgacttttttccccacagagcTGGAGATAGTAGATGCTGACTTGGCTCCTCGAATGGTGTGTGGAAGAGACGGAATGAACTGCCACAATTCCATAGACAGTGAGGACGATGACTATTATGATAACGAAATTCTGCCATTTTACGATTCTGGCTTCAGGAGCAACGAGTCAAAAGAAAGTGAAGGACTGTTGAGAACTTCTTTTCACCCTCTACAGTCTGAGTCATACCAGATTGTTGACTCCAGCACTCAGGAAACAGACCGACTCAGGAGTCAACTCAAAGAAGCGTACTACCTTCTGATCAACGCCATGGATGGCATCGCGTTTGATGGACAGGTGCAGACAAATGGCTATGTGGAGCAAAGCAGCATCTCAAGTCAGTCTCGTGATAGCCTCAGCATAAGTTCTGATTCTTCCACAAGGCTCTCCAGGTCTTCTGGAGAACACGGTGGCCACCACTGGAGTCCTGCAAAAAGCAATGCTGCAAACTGTGGGAGTTCTCAGAGGAGCAAAAGTTTGCAGAATCTTCTCTTGGTCCAAGGGAGACCTATTCTGCAGCGGTCCATGAGTGATGATGGCGTACAGTATCCTTTGAAGGAAAAACAAGGTGAGCTGCACACAGAAAACAGGAGCCTCGCTAAAACCGTGCCTGTCCATACACCTCCATTCTCAAATTGTGAAAACCTGGAATTGGAGACAGCAGCTACGGAAGCCATGATTACAGAGCACACAGAGGAGGAGAACATTAATCACCAGGATCCTTCTGATAGACTTCCTCCCAGAACATCTGACCCATTGTGCTCACAGCAGATGACTCTTATCAGGCATGTAGGTGTGAGTGCAGGAAAGCCTCCTGGGGTCACCGTTAACAAGATGCAGGAGTGGATGCACAAAGGCCGCTTGCTTTCTTCAGAGATGAGGCAAAGAATCGCTGGATCCTCCTCACATGGCGTGGCTCAGGAGCACCATGGACATGAGGGCCAAGCCTGGACCAAACTCTTCAACCAGGTCAACAGTGTAAACGGAGAAAAAACAGGACTCTTGGTGAAATCTTCGAGTGGACATCACCCAG tACCTGTGATGGACACCCGAGACTCCTGCACTCGTTCAGTTCCCCTGAACTCCATCACTGTCTCCAAGAAGCGTAACTGGCTGAATCAGAGCTCCACACGGCCCTTGCCACTCTCTGACGAGGACGACCACACGAACCCTCCACAAATACACGCTCACGCAACCCGAGTCCCTGCTTCCGACCCTGCAGAGGAAAACGACGCCGACGACGAGGGTGAAATCTGGTATAACCCCATTCCTGAGGACGAGGAAGTCGAGCTCCATCGCAGAATTAATGGGGCAAGAATGCCGAGGCGAACGAGTGGTGGGGAAGTGGGCAGAGCCTCCGCTATTTCCAAGGATTCTGGGAACTTGAATGCCAGTCATTCCAGCGAGCAGAAACATGTGTACAGACAGATGTGCAGATCACAGGATGAGAAACCCACCGTAAAGCATACAGCTACAG AATCGCCCGAGCAAAGTGTAACGGGCTTCTCCCCCCCCTCCAGTCCGAACCCGGCTAAGAAGAGCTGCTCGATCAACTGGTCCTTCCCAGAGCGCATCAAATCCCCACGTACTGTTCGCAAACTTTCAATAAAGATGAAGAAGCTTCCGGAACTCAGCAGGAAGCTGAGTGTTAAAGGGAACCCGACTAATGGGCCGACAGAGACCAGGAACCACTTGCTGAGTGCCAACAGTCCTGCTGATCTGGCCTCAGGGGGCGTGTCAACGGCGTCCACGAGTGGCAACGTGATCTGGCGGTATCACCTGGACAGCAGCGTGTGCACACAGCAGAAGAAGAGCAGTGGATTAGGAGCTCCTAAATCAGCCATTAAGGGCGGCTACTTGAGCGACGGGGACTCACCGGAACTCGTCGCCAAATCGGCTAAGCATGGCTCGTGTTCGAAATCTCTCCCGAAAACACAGGAAAAGGATTCCTTTTTAAATTCTGGCATCTCCAGACTGGCTGATGTGGCTTCTTTCCGTCCGTACAGTTTACCAGAACAGACAAAGTGCATGTCGTCACCGCCCGTGTCAGGCCTGTTGAGCGTGCACTTGTGTGGCGCCGAGGGTCTAAAAGCACCGCGAAGCGACGAATCGCGCCACGTCTACTGCGCTATTCAAGTAGACGAGACGAAGAGAGCCCGCACGGCCCTACTCCCCTGCCGTGCCGACTTCCTCGCCATGGACCACACTTTCCAGCTGGAGCTGGAGGAAGCTCAGAGGCTCCGCCTGGTCCTCTTCGGTTGTGAGGCGACAGCGGCGCCGACGAGGCAGCGAGTGTGTTGTCACGGAGCGGTTGCACTGGCGCCGCTCTTCAGGTCACAGAATGCCGCCCGCACACACCGGCTCGCCGTGCGCCTCGAGCCACGCGGAGTCATCTACGTCAAACTGGGACTGACGGAAAGGCGGCAGAGCTTAACAGAAGGGAACGAATTGGAGAAGGAACGAGAGAGGGAGGTTTTCGGAGTGGACGCGGCACGTGTGGTGGAGCGCGAGGCTGCCGGGCTCATGGTGCCGCTCATCATCGAGAAGTGCATTGGTGAGATCGAGCGGAGAGGATGCCAG gtcgTGGGATTGTATCGGTTGTGTGGCTCAGCTGCGGTCAAGAAGGAGCTCAGGGAGGCGTTTGAGAAAGACAGTCATGCTGTAGAGCTGTCTGAGAGCAAGTACCCTGACATCAACGTCatcacag GTGTTCTTAAAGATTACCTGAGAGAGCTCCCTCATCCTCTCATCTCAAAGCCTCTGTACGAGGCGGTGCTTGACGCCATGTCCAAGCGTCCTTTGATGATGGGAAACGGTGGCTGTGAGAACGACCCGCTGGACTCGGACCACACCTCGGGTCTGCTCGAGACGCTGCCGCAGGTTGAGAAG ATTACTCTGAGGAAACTTCTGGACCACCTGAAGCGTGTCGCGTCCCATCACGAGGTGAACAAGATGACATGTCAGAACCTGGCCGTGTGTTTCGGACCTGTGCTGCTCAGTCAGAGACAGGATGCTTCGAGTCTCGCAAACCGAGTGTTCATGGACTCGGAGGAGCTAGCCAGTGCGCTGCACTTTAAAAAGCACATCGAGGTTCTGCACTATCTGCTGCAGCTGTGGCCAg TTGCGGACGTCCAGAGTAAACCTTCTTCTCCTGCCATGGAAGCCCCCGCCCCggtgaggagaagaaaagagcgCCCTCAGGTGTTAAACCTGAGCAACGCTGAGATCGTGGGAGTTCTGCGTCCCCGTCCTGGACGCCTGGACAGCCCGAGCAACCGCTACGCTGGAGACTGGAGTGACTGCAAGGAGACGTACTTGCATCGGATGTGTCccgaggaggaagaggaagccgACTATGCCGACGTGCCCGGCGAAGACGAGATGGACGAGGGTAAGGACAAAGAACGAAGAGGAGATGATGAATCacaagaaagcagaaaaaatatacaaatagaaGTGGAGAAGGAGCAAAAGAGCGATGTTCAAGAAGATGTTCTTGTTGGAGAAGGACAGGACATCGAGGACACACCAGTGTTAACGTCGTACGATCGGATGCTAGTAGAAGGAGAAGAGCACCGCATTAAGGAGCACACGTATCAGGCATTCATGAAGATCCAGGAGATCAGCCCTGTCCTGAGCAACAGGGTGAACCTGCGAGATCTTCAGGAGAGCATCGACACGCTCATCGGCAACCTGGAGCGAGAGCTGAACAAGAACAAGCTGAACGTCGGCTACTAA